One Maribacter sp. HTCC2170 genomic window, TATACCTGGGATGGAGTTAACAGAGACTCTTCTGGTTTAACAGAAGCGCAACGTGGTCCTGGAGATCCAAGTTTGACTGAAGACCTTACTGATCGTACCGACTTTACGGCAACCCTTAACGCCTCTTATGAAAAAGAGTTTGGCGATCACTATTTGAAAATTTTAGGAGGGGTAACCAAAGAACAAAATGAGCAGAGTTTCACTAGGGCTTTTAAGCGGTTTTTCTTATCCAGTGACCTTGCCCAATTGGATTTTGGTGGTACTGAAGGACAATTTAGTCAAGGTAGCGCATTTGAGCGTGCTCGTTTAAACTATTATGGTCGTATTAATTACGCCTTTCAAAGTAAATACTTATTGGAATTGTTATTTAGATATGATGGCTCAGACCTTTTCCCTAAAGATACTCGATTTGGATTCTTCCCAGGAATGTCAGCTGGTTGGGTAGTGTCGGAAGAAGATTTCTTCAAAGAAAGCATCCCTTGGTTAGATTACTTTAAACTTAGAGGTTCATGGGGGCAAATGGGTAACGACAACGTTGATCCATATCAATTCAACGCTTCATATGCATTGTCATTTACAAGTCTCGAGAGTATTGTAACTACGGCTAATGAGAACAAAGTAGCCAACCCAGACGTTACATGGGAAACGGCAACTTCAACGAATATTGGGTTTGACCTTAAAGCGCTCGATAATAAACTATCCCTTGGTTTTGATTATTTCATCAATAAAAGAGAGGATATTTTAACCAGACCAAATTTAACTTTACCTGACTATAGTGGTATTACTCCGCCAAACGTAAATATTGGTGAGTTTGAGAACAAAGGATTTGATATTTCCATTGGCTATAATAATACTACATCATACGGACTTAACTATAGTGTAACTGTTAACTTTAGTGACTCGAATAATAAATTGCTCTTCTTTGACGAACCAACTTTGGCCGATCGTCCATGGCAAAGACAAACCGGAGGGGAAATAGGAAGACCACTTCTTTACGATTTTGATGGCGTTTTCCGTACACAGGCTGAGATCGATTCAGAAACATTGGATTATAGCGAGGTTGCCCCGGTTTTAAAACCAGGTGATGCGCGAGTAGTTGATTTTGACGGTGATGGTAGAATTACCGATGCAGATAAGCGTCGTACAGGAGGTAGTGCATTTGCAGATACACAGTATGGTATTAACACATCCTTAGACTATAAGAATTTCGATTTTAGTATGTATTGGGCTGGTGGTGCCGGTGGTTATATCAACTATGAGTGGTCCTTTATGTCAGGTACCTTGGCTAACGTTCAGCGTGATGTTAGAGACAGAGCTTGGTCTTTGGATAATATTGACGCCCCTTTACCAAGATTGGCAGATAGAGGTGACCAATGGTATTCAGGACAAACTGATGGATACCTACTTACAAGAGATTATATTCGTTTAAAGAATTTGGAATTGGGTTATAGCTTAGATGATGATCTTGCCAGTAAAATTGGAGCTAAAAGCATACGAGTTTCAGCATCAGGTACCAACCTTTTAACCATTACTGATTTCCCATTCGATCCTGAAACTTTAGATATTGACAATGGGACACTTAACAACAATGGTATTAACCAAGGTGGATCCCAGATTGGAGTAAGTGGCGGTAGACAAACTGATGGTAGTGCTTATCCATCATTAAAAACATTTAATCTTGGACTTCAAATAACTTTTTAAAAACTATGAAAATGAGAAAGAGTATTTTAAAATCTACAGCGTTGATCCTGTTCGTTTTTATGGCGATAGGATGTAACGAGGACTTTTTAGACACGACCCCGCTAAATGAAATTGCTGAAGATGCAGTGTGGGCCGATCAAAATTTGGCTGAAGCTGCAGTACTTGATTTGTATCAAGGTACTTGGGCAGGAACCCTTACAGAAGAGGAAACTTCTGATGCGTATACTGATAATGCTGTTTTTACCCACCCTGGTCGTGGTGTAGACGGGTATACTGAAGGAAAAATGACGGCTGCGGGCAATTATTTAGGACGTGACTGGTTAGACAACTGGGGAGCATTGTACTCCTTTATTCGTGGTGCTAACCTTGCAATTGCCAACCTTACAGCGAATGAAGCTGGTTTTGATCAGGGTTTTGTTGATCAACTATTAGGTGAAGCCTATTTTATGAGGGCACATTTTTACACTAATTTGGCGAGACAATATGGTGGGTTGATTTTATTGACCGAACCATTGGCTCTAGATAGCGAGGCAAATAATCCAAGGTCTTCATGGGAAGCTACCGTAAATCTGATTGTTTCAGATTTGAATCAAGCAATTACGCTATTGGATGGTGCTCCTGTTAGTCCTGCAAGGGCTCACAAGCTTACTGCCCTCGCAATGAAATCAAGAATATTGACACATGCGGCCAGTGATTTATACGACGCAACAAAATCTGCTTCTGTATCCACTATTTCTGGTTATGGCAATAAAGATTTGATTCAATATACCAGTGGTACTCAAGATGCTAGATGGACGGCGGCAGCAGCGGCCTCAAAAGCACTATTGGATGAGCACCCTGGCTATAAATTGGATTATGCGGCTCCTGCCTCTCAGGAAGAAGCCAAACAAAACTATGACGATATGTGGATCCAAGGTGATGATAATGTAGATTTCATCTGGGGTCGTTTGGTCGAAGAGTTTGGTTTTGATTCAAGAACTTATGAAGGTGGTGACGGATGGTCGCAAGGGCCTGGAATGTTCGCATTGAACCAAGGACCTAATGGGTATCATGAATGGGCTGGTACAACTCCTACCGAAGCGTTGGTATCAAAATACACAATGTCAGATGGTACTGAGTTCGATTGGGGTAACCCTGCACATTCAGCAGATCCTTATGCTGATCGTGAAGCTCGTTTTTATTCAACTATTCTTTACGATGGCGCACCATGGAAAGATAGAACAAGTGATGTAGTCACTCATGATAATTTCAATGAGATACAGACTGGTTTCTATACCTTTACAGATGGTACAGAGTTCAACGGATCACCAATTAAAAATGGTGTGGACACACGTCAGGGTCCTATTGAAGATTGGAACGGTTCAAGGACTGGTTATTATTTCAGGAAATTCTCTGATCCAAACCAACCTGCCTCTTGGCCTAACGATTTGCAAAAGATAGATTCACCATATCTAAGGCATTCAGAGATTCTATTGAATTATGTTGAGGCTCAGATTGAATTGGGCGATGAAGCTGAAGCCATTTTATGGTTGAATAAACTAAGGTACAGAAATGGCTTGCCAGGTGTTACGGCAACAGGAGATGCACTTAAGGAATTGTATAGAAGAGAGCGTGACAAGGAATTGGTGAATGAAGATGCCAGACTCTTTGACATGAAACGCTGGCTTGAAGGTCCTTATTCTTTGGACAAGCAAGTACAGACAGTCTTGATACAAGCTACACAAACAGGTCCTGTAACTGAATATAGACGCGATCCTGCGGCATGGGATTATACATATACTCCAACGAATATTGTTTTTGAAAACAGACAATGGTTGGATAAAGTATATTTCTTGCCAATAGCGCAATCTGAAATCGATAAAGATCCATCTTTAATACAAAATCCAGGTTACTAGTTAATTATTCCAAATATTAGCAAATTAGTAGGATGACCTCGTATGATAAATACGGGGTTATTCTTATTTTTATATTACCATAATTATATTCTACAAAGATGAAAAATGCATTGTTCTTCATTGTTTTTCTAATGTTGGTGTCTTCATGCGAAAAAAAACACGACACCTTATTTACGAAACTAGATGCCCTAGAAACGGGTGTTGATTTTAAAAATGAATTAAACGAAACCCATAAACACAATTATTTTACAAATCCATATATGTATTTGGGTGGAGGGGTTTCCGTAGGTGACATTAACAATGATGGTTTAGAAGATATCTTTTTTAGTGGGAACATGGTGCCTAACAAACTTTACCTTAATAAGGGCAACATGGAATTTGAAGATATTTCAGAAAATGCAGGGATTTTAGGTGATGAACGCTGGTTTACGGGAACCACATTTGTAGATATAAACCGAGATGGTTACTTGGACATCTATTGTTCCGTCAATGGGAAATTTCCCCCACACAATAATTTGCTATATATCAACAATCAAGACAATACTTTTACTGAAAAAGCTTCGGAATATGGGATTGACTGTGATGGGAATAGTATTCAATCAACATTTTTCGATTATGATAAAGATGGGGATTTAGATCTATATGTAATAAACTATCCTCCAACTAGTTTTATTGCTCCAGTTCCATATTATGCACATAAACTAGAAAACCATGAATTAAGTGAATCTGACCGCCTTTTCCGTAATGATAATGGACATTTTACCGATGTAACTATTGATGCCGGACTGAGTAATTTTGGATTAAGTCTTGGTGTAGTTGCAGCTGATGTGAATAATGATGGGTACACCGATATTTTTGTTTCAAATGATTTCAATGCCCCTGACTTCTTATATATCAATAATCAAGACGGCACTTTTACAAATCAGATAGACACTAGCCTACAGCAAACCTCATTCTTTGGAATGGGTGCTGAGATTGCTGATTTTAACAATGATGGGCATATGGACATTTTTCAATTGGATATGTCAGCAGCAGATCATTTTCGCTCAAAGGCCAATATGTCATCAATGAATCCTGATGCCTTTTATCAATCTGTAAATATAGGGCTGCATCATCAATACATGCAAAACTCACTTCAATTGAATCGCGGCAATTCTAATGGTGAGCTTCCTGTATTCAGTAACGTTTCACGCTTGGCCGGTGTTTCATCCACTGATTGGAGTTGGGGTGGCTTACTTGCCGATTTCGATAACGATGGATGGAAAGACCTCTTTGTTACTAATGGTATTAGACGTGATGTTAACAATAAAGATTTTTATGGCAAATACAGAGCATTCTTCGACAAATTGGAAAACTCCCCTGACTACGAAAACAAGGAGGAAGAAGTAGGTCTCTTGAACTATTTAAATGAATTGCCTTCCGAACGTTTGAGCAACTATATGTTTCAAAACGATCATGATCTTACCTTTACCAAAAGAACAAAAGACTGGGGCTTTGAAGAAAAAACTTTTTCAAATGGTGTTGCCTATTCAGACTTGGATAATGATGGTGATCTTGATTTGGTCATTAATAATTTAGAGGACACTTCCAGTATTTATCGAAACAATAGTTCTGATACAAACCAGCTAACGATTAATTTAAATGGGGATGGCAAGGTTTTACCCAATGAAAGCAAGGTTGCTCTCTATACTCCAGACGGAATACAGGTACAAGAGCATAATGTTGTGCGCGGCTACATGTCCTCGGTAACACCTCTACTCCACTTTGGATTGGGGTCTACTAACAAAATTGACAGTGTCTTGGTTACCTGGCCAAATGGATCAATAACCAAGATGGATAATGTAAAAGCAAATCAAAGGTTGACCATTAATTATGATGATTCCAAGGCCTTTGCCCGTAGCTCTGATAAATCTAAAGACATTCCTAAACTCTTTAACACCGTTGATGCTCCAGAATTAACTGTTCACGAAGAGAATCCTTTTAATGATTTTGATGTCGAGATTTTGCTTCCACATAAAAATACCACCTTGGGTCCTGCCCTGGCAACAGGAGATTTAAACAATGATGGATTGGATGATTATATCATTGGCAGTTCAATTGGTAAATCTGCCACAGTTTTTATTCAAGATGATAAGGGTGAATTTTCTGTTTTGCCCATTGCTGATTTGGTAGATGATAAATATTATGAGGATTTAGGTATTTTAATATTCGATGCTGACAATGATGGCGACAACGATTTTTATATTGCCTCGGGCGGTAATGAGTTTGAAGCTGGTTCTCCTGGGTATGAAGATCGTTTTTATGAAAATTTGGGCGATAATAATTTTCGCAGGAATGATGATACACTTCCAGATACAAAAATAAGTGGATTGGATGTGAGTGCATCAGATTTTGACCATGATGGAGACCTGGATTTGTTTGTAGGAGGGCGCTTGATCCCCAAAAAATACCCTTATCCAGCGGATTCACGAATTTTAGAAAACGTAAGTGATGCCTCTGGACCAAGATTTGTGGAAGTAACAGAAAAGGTATTACCAGAATTAAAGTCCCTGGGGCTAGTAACCGCCTCTAGTTGGGTTGATTTTGATAATGACGGATGGGAAGACCTTGTTCTGGTTGGAGAATGGATGCCAGTAAAATTTTTCAAAAATAATGGCGGATCATTCAAAGATGTATCCAATGAATTATTAAGTGATCCTTTATCCGGTTGGTGGTTCGATATCCAAAAAGGTGATTTTGATAACGATGGCGATTTAGATCTTATTGTTGGGAATTTGGGGAAAAACTACAAATACCAAGCTAGCGCCGACAGGCCCTTTAAAATTTATTTGAATGATTTTGATAGTAATGACCAAGTAGATATTGTTTTGGCCTACAAAAAAGGTGATATTGAACTTCCTGTTCGTGGCCGACAATGTTCTTCGCAACAAATGCCAGCGATTAAACATAAATTCAAAGATTATAATTCGTTTGCCAGTGCATCATTGAACCAGATTTATACGAGCAAATTACTTGATGAAGCATTAAGTTACGAGATAACCTCTTTTGCTAGCATCTATCTTGAAAATAATAATGGAGCTTTCACAGCTAAACCGCTTCCCCAATTGGCACAATTTTCAAGTATAAATAAATTCGTGGTGAAAGACTTTGATTCAGATGGAAATCTAGATGTTGTATTAGCAGGTAACCTTTATAATTCAGAAGTGGAAACGCCAAGAAATGATTCAAGTTTCGGGCTATTTCTACAGGGAGATGGAGCCGGGAATTTCACTGCACAAACCATGCTTGACACAGGTTTGAAGATAGTTGGAGATGTGCGGGACATGGAGCTGCTCACAAAAAATGGCAAAAACCACTTAATGGTCGCTAAAAATAACGCCCAACTGCAGCTTATAGAGATAAACTAAAATCATAAGTATCTCTAGACTACTGAATCGCGAATACTTTATATTCGTAAATCGTCTTATAACAAGATTCAAATATGAAAAATTGTATAAACACATTGCTAATTGTTTTCTCTTTAGTTGGCCAAGGAATTGCTTTCGCGCAACAAAATGAACAAGATTTTGAATTAGCAGGTCACAAGATTCAACTTAAAGGGGATTTCGGTGAATTTGATACGACACTTGAAATTGAAAAAATAACTCAAGGACTAGAAATAGTAACCATTACCTTAAATCATACTGAAGGTGCACCACCACCAGAATTTTCATTGAATTGGGCATTGCCATCAAGCGACATTGCAGGGTATTGGAGTACGGGAAGTTTTAATGATAAAACAATTGGCCCAAGTTGGGGGCCATCGGCTGTTAAATCAATGTTGGCGAAACAAGCTCCTGTAATTACATTATTTGGTCATGATGACTCCAATCGACTTACATTTTCCGCTTCTGAAGCCCTCAATACGACTATCCTGAGCTCAGGAATTATGGAAGAAGATGGATTGGTCTATAACAAGGTGACCTTTTTCTCAGAAAAATATAGATCCCTTAAAACATATGAGGTTAAAGTGCGCTTTGACACTAGATCTCAATTGTATTCCAAAGCATTGAATCAAGTAGCCGACTGGTGGGCTTCTTTTGAGCTCTATACGCCGTCACAAGTGCCTGAAGTTGCACGAAAACCTGTTTATTCCAGCTGGTATAGCTACCATCAGAATGTTACGATGAAAAATCTGCTTGCTGAGTGTAGATTGGCCAAGAAAATGGGCTTTGAATCCATTATTGTAGATGATGGGTGGCAAACTCTCGATAGCAGTCGAGGCTATGCATATACTGGGGATTGGGAACCAGAGCGTATACCCGAAATGAAAGAATTTGTAGCTGCCGTACATGATTTGGACATGAAATTCATGCTTTGGTATGGTGTTCCGTTTGTAGGTGAAAAATCGAAAGCCTATGAAAAAATGAAAGGTAAATTTCTAAGATATTGGGATGGGCAAGGCACCTATGTTCTAGACCCAAGATATCCAGAAGTTAGGCAATTCATCATTCAGACCTATATTGACGCTACAGAAGCATGGGACCTTGATGGATTCAAATTGGACTTTATTGGTCGATTTAATGCCGGTAATGATACCGAATTAACTAAGGAGAATGGCCGTGATTATGCTTCAGTAAATGAAGCTACAGATGTACTGATGACAGATTTAATGAAATCATTGCAAGAGATTAAACCAGACATTATGATTGAGTTTAGGCAACCTTACGTAGGACCGGCCATGAGAAAATATGGCAATATGTTCAGGGCAACTGATTGCCCCAACCTTGCATCCGTGAATAGAATAAGGACTTCGGACCTTAGATTTTTAAGTGGTAATACTGCAGTACATTCTGATATGTTGATGTGGCATTATGATGAACCTGTTGAGGTGGCTGCACTACAAATGTTAAATGTGATGTATTCTGTGCCTCAAATTTCTGTACGATTAGAGGATATTCCTGAAGATCATTCTAAAATGATCAAACACTATACTTCTTACTGGCTAAATAATAGTGCGGTACTATTAGATGGCGAGTTCCATGCAATAAGTCCATTAACCAATTACCCTGTATTGGAAGGTTGGAACAAAGACAAAAAAATAACTACCGTATTCAATGATCAAGTTGTTGAAATAAATCAAGAGAAATTCACCCATATTGATGTATTGAATGCAAAAAGATCAACACGATTGATAATAGCTGCTACTGGAGTCGAAAGAAATTTTGATTATGTTATCAAAAACTGCCTTGGAGAGATAACAAGTGAAGATACCATTCAGATTACCCAAGGCACCCATACATTCGAGGTGCCGCCTTCAGGTTTAATTTCCTTTACCGCGAAGGATTAATAAAAGGAGACTCTAATTAGGGTCGTCTTATCAAATTATTGCTAGGCTGTATTAAAACTTATGGTACTACAAAAAAAACATATTGGTAATACAAAAATCGTCCACATATTATTTGTTTGGATGTTGTGTTCAATTCTACTTTCATGTAAAGATTCCAGGACGGCTTCTTTTGAAACGCCCCAATTGGATTTCAAGACTGGCGATAGTAACGGTTTTATACTTCCTGAAGAGTGGCAGGTAACACTATGGGCTGAATCCCCAGACCTATACAATCCAACAAATATAGATGTAGACATAAAAGGTAGAATTTGGGTTACTGAAGCTGTAAACTACCGTGAATTTAATAATGCTTCCGACAAACGCCTCAGTTTTGAAAAAGGTGATAGAATAATGATTTTGGAAGACACCGATGGGGATGGTGTAAGTGATTCCTCAAAGGTATTCGTTCAAGATAAAGACCTAGTAGCTCCCATGGGTATAGCAGTCATAGGTAACAAAGTAGTGGTTTCTTGCGCGCCAAATCTAATTGTTTATACAGATGAAAATGGTGATGACGTTCCTGACAAAAAGGAAATTTTTCTTACTGGGTTTGGTGGATTCGACCATGATCATAGCCTTCATTCCGTTATTGCAGGTCCCGATGGAAAATGGTATTTCAACACTGGAAACGCCGGACCCCACATGGTTACCGACAAGTCAGGATGGCAGCTTCGGTCAGGAAGTGTTTATACGGGAGGAACTCCTTATAATGACGCTAACACCCCTGCTCAAGTAAGTGATGATGGGCATATCTGGGTAGGTGGATTAGCATTACGAATAAAAAATGATGGAAATGGGTTGGAAGTTGTAGGGCATAATTTCCGTAATGCCTATGAATTGGCCTTGGACTCTTTTGGTAACATGTGGCAAAATGACAATGATGATCAGGTAGAAACATGTAGGACCACTTGGTTAATGGAAGGTGGGAATGCAGGTTATTTTAGCCCGGATGGCTCAAGAACCTGGCAGGCAGACCGCAGACCAGGGCAAGATACATTTACCGCACACTGGCATCAAGATGACCCAGGAATTTTACCCGCAGGAGATAATACAGGTGCAGGATCACCAACTGGTGTTGTCGTTTACGAAGGAGATGCTTTTGGCTCAACATATAGAGGTGCCCTTATGAGCGCAGATGCTGGTAGAAATGTAATATTTGCATACCAACCGAGTATGGACGAATCAGGGTTTAAACTTAAAAGACAGGATTTGATTACCTCAATGCAAGAATCTACAGAGGGGTATATCTGGAACGAGGTAGATGGTGACAAGCGCAAATTGTTTAGACCTAGTGATGTAGCAGTAGGAACTGATGGCGCAATTTATATTGCAGATTGGTATGATCCGGTTGTTGGAGGACATCAGATGATGGACAGTCTTGGTTATGGAAGAATTTATAGAATAACCCCTAAGAACAATAATTTAAGTATTCCTGATATTGATATAAATACTACAGAAGGGCAGATTTCGGCACTTTTAAATCCGGCAATAAACGTTAGAAATTTAGGATTTGAAAAATTGTTGAAAAATGGAGATTCTGCATTCGAAGAGGTAATAAAAATATTGGAAAGTTCAAATCCATATCATAAAGCAAGAGCAATATGGCTTTTGCCCCAATTCGGTGAAAAAGGTAAGAAAACAGTAGAAAAAATATTAAAAAATGACCCTAACCCCCGCTTAAGGGTTACCGCGTATAGGGCACTTAAACAATTCAAAACCAATTTACTACAATATGCCAGAATAGCCGTTGATGACCCCTCTCCGGCAGTAAGAAGGGAAGTTGCCATATCCTTAAGGGGTGTCCCTTGGATTAAAAGCAAAGTGCTAATTAATAAGCTAATTAAAAAATATAATGGCACTGATCGTTGGTATCTTGAAGCTCTAGGTATGGCTTTGGAAGGCAAAGAAGATATTGCCTATAAGAACATATTAAAGCAGTATAAAGACCCTTTGGTCTGGCCCACAAACATAGCAAATATTGTATGGAGAATACACCCAAAATCTTCAATCTCTGCTTTGAAGGAGATGGCTATGTCCAAAAAACTAGTTGATAGTTTGAGAGTACTTGCTGTTGATGCAATTGCCTTTATTCCAGACACAGAAGCAGTTGCTGCCATGCTTGATATTCAAAAAAACGAAGAAGACAACAATATTGGTGAACTAGCTAAGTGGTGGGTTAGTTTTAGAGAAAATAATGAATGGTTCGCCCATTGGGACTGGAAAAACCTTGATAATAATAGTAAAACTCTGGTGATTCCAGAAGATATTGCATTGCTTCAGGATAAAATACTCAGTCGAGGGTTATCTATCCAAGAACGGATAGAAGTAGGCAAGGAAATGGCAAGAAGTTTAATAGGAGCCAGGTTACTTATTGGCCTAGCCTCCAATGAGAGTTTGTCCAAAGAAGTTTTAAACGGTATTTCCAGCACAATTCATAACAACCCTGAGTTGGAAATCAGAACATTGGCCAGCTCATACTTCAGAAAAAAAGACAAAAAGAAAATATCATTAAAAAATATTAATTCGCTAATTGGTGATGTTCATAAAGGTGAAAAACTCTTTATCTCAAAATGTGCTTCTTGTCATAAAATTGGCGATGTTGGGAATGATATAGGGCCTGTCTTAACCTCTATAGGTGAAAAGCTTGATATGACTGGACTTATTGAAGCCATCATAAACCCAAGTGCGGCTATCGTTTTTGGCTATGAATCTATAATGGTCAAAACTAAAAGCGGTCAGACATTTTACGGTTTCCTACTTTCAGAAGGAGAAACTACTATTATTAAAGATATGGCTGGAAATAAAACTGTACTCCTAAAAGCAGATATTGAAAGTAGCCAAAAGATGGGAGTTAGTATTATGCCCGATGCTTTAACTTTAAACCTTAAGGAGCAGGAAATCGCAGACATCGGCAGCTACCTACTAAACTTATAGAAGTAGGTTCATTACTTTAATTGATCTTCTGAATATTTACCTATCAAATGTGTTCGAACATAAAAGGAAGTCTCCAAACTATCTTTATTCAACTGAACCATCATCGCCTTGGAGGCTTTTGTAGGCATATGACATGCAATACAGTTGTTGTTCATTTTGAGATTCTCCTCTTCTTGTTCAGAGCATAATGTGCTATTCATATTATGACAACTAATGCATTTAGAATTAAAATAGGCAGAATTATTTCTTTGATTTTTATGGGGGTCGTGACACGTAGTGCAATCCATGTTTTCGGATTGTTTAAAGCATTCACTACTTGTCAATAATCCATATTGATTACCGTGCACGTCTAACTTATCGTTTGAAACCTTAGTTTCATAATTACGGGAATATTCGTTTAAATTTTCACCTGTAAGAAAAGAAAATGGTGTTCCCTTAATTAATTCTCTTCGTAAACCAGAGTGACATTGTGCACATGCATCTAAACGCTGTTGTCTTGATAAGTCCTTTATTTTAAGCATATATTTTGCTTCTTTTGCCTCTGGATTGGCTCTATGATAGACGACATGTTTTTTACTAGGTCTATGACATCGTTCACAATCAATACCATAAACCATCTTTTCCCTATTATATGTATTATGTTTTTTAGAATTATTATTGTTTGCAAAGGTCATATGACATTTTAAACACGCATCTCCTATTGGTCTTGTATAATGATATGTTGGAAAACTAGGACTGTTAACCCAATCATCGGTAGGTGTGTAGTAAGAAACATGTAATTGGTAGAGCTCGTTGTTATCCCAAGTCAGGTATGACTGCCCTTTTACTCCAGAACCAATTACAATATCAAATTTGGAAGGAAAAGTAGCTAAACTCCTATTTTTGATTTTCGTATGCTGAAATAAACTGTCTTCTTTTATTTTCATCTCAAAAGAAACGTCTTTGAGGTCCAATAAGTTTGACCCAGTCTTAAAACTTCCTAAGACATTACTGGTATCAGCAATTGCAGAAGTATTAAAATGAGCAGTTTCTAAATGAGTGCTATAAATTTCTGAATGGCATTCTATACAGGTATCTGAGCCCACAAAATGTTTCCCGCTAAAATGAGTTGCTACTTCCGAGGGATTAAAATAATCTGACTCTTCTACAGGGTTCTTACAGTTATAGACAATAAAAACCATCAATACTATTAGTATCGAAAGAAAGATGTTAAGTAATAAGCTGTTATTCCTCACTAATTAAATATAACTCATCTCTAAACATTATAAAAAAAGGAAGCAATAAAAAGAAAAAAATACTAAACTTCCCTCTGCATCAAACTCTCACCAAAACCTCTTAAAAGCTCTTTTTTTTCATTCGATATATCCAAACTATTAAGCTTCCCAAAGGCCTTCTTGGTGTAGAATTCAATTTGGCTTTTTGTGTGCTTAACAGCACCAGTCGAGTGAAACATTTCCTTTATGGCCTCAACTTTTTCGCTTGGATCTTTTGGTTGAATGGAATAGAGGTCCAGAAGTTCATTTTTTTGTTCTTCATCTCCATTTTCCAACGCAGCCAAATACAATACTGTTTTTTTGTTTTCAATAATATCTCCTCCAACTTGTTTTCCAAACGTTTTTGGGTCTCCAAAAGCATCTAGATAATCGTCTTGTA contains:
- a CDS encoding SusC/RagA family TonB-linked outer membrane protein, yielding MNYESKFRKNGILRKCAFLTTILFFSGLLISAVQAQEIQVSGTVTAASDGQPLPGVSIVDVNDATKGAVTDFDGNYVITVDGNSSLRFSYIGFTPVEMAVNNQSSLSVAMQEDVASLDEVVVVGYGTQKKGTLTGSVATASGEQLEKSSSPNLASALSGKVAGVFVDTGSNQPGSDNSAIRVRGTNTFRNSSALIVVDGIPNRAGGINRINPADIESISVLKDASAAIYGARAANGVILITTKRGKKGAPTVKLTSNYGWQSFTELPEMLTGAEYMDLVNVLNVYKLPTSEWDAAHAGRGAPYTRADNGEVVNPTFGNERIANTEAGDDPWQYPDTDWFDELHRRNAPIARQNIQISGGTEDINYLASLGHFTQEINFVGAPKGFEMFDLRLNLDANINEYLKMDVGLYGRQEDNRTATRQNVIGDLIRQYPWFPAYWPTGEFGPDIENGNNPAVRVTEGPGYNDNSRTYTQSNIGLTLKVPGIEGLQLRGNVSFDRFSYKRSLWNRPWTLYTWDGVNRDSSGLTEAQRGPGDPSLTEDLTDRTDFTATLNASYEKEFGDHYLKILGGVTKEQNEQSFTRAFKRFFLSSDLAQLDFGGTEGQFSQGSAFERARLNYYGRINYAFQSKYLLELLFRYDGSDLFPKDTRFGFFPGMSAGWVVSEEDFFKESIPWLDYFKLRGSWGQMGNDNVDPYQFNASYALSFTSLESIVTTANENKVANPDVTWETATSTNIGFDLKALDNKLSLGFDYFINKREDILTRPNLTLPDYSGITPPNVNIGEFENKGFDISIGYNNTTSYGLNYSVTVNFSDSNNKLLFFDEPTLADRPWQRQTGGEIGRPLLYDFDGVFRTQAEIDSETLDYSEVAPVLKPGDARVVDFDGDGRITDADKRRTGGSAFADTQYGINTSLDYKNFDFSMYWAGGAGGYINYEWSFMSGTLANVQRDVRDRAWSLDNIDAPLPRLADRGDQWYSGQTDGYLLTRDYIRLKNLELGYSLDDDLASKIGAKSIRVSASGTNLLTITDFPFDPETLDIDNGTLNNNGINQGGSQIGVSGGRQTDGSAYPSLKTFNLGLQITF
- a CDS encoding RagB/SusD family nutrient uptake outer membrane protein yields the protein MRKSILKSTALILFVFMAIGCNEDFLDTTPLNEIAEDAVWADQNLAEAAVLDLYQGTWAGTLTEEETSDAYTDNAVFTHPGRGVDGYTEGKMTAAGNYLGRDWLDNWGALYSFIRGANLAIANLTANEAGFDQGFVDQLLGEAYFMRAHFYTNLARQYGGLILLTEPLALDSEANNPRSSWEATVNLIVSDLNQAITLLDGAPVSPARAHKLTALAMKSRILTHAASDLYDATKSASVSTISGYGNKDLIQYTSGTQDARWTAAAAASKALLDEHPGYKLDYAAPASQEEAKQNYDDMWIQGDDNVDFIWGRLVEEFGFDSRTYEGGDGWSQGPGMFALNQGPNGYHEWAGTTPTEALVSKYTMSDGTEFDWGNPAHSADPYADREARFYSTILYDGAPWKDRTSDVVTHDNFNEIQTGFYTFTDGTEFNGSPIKNGVDTRQGPIEDWNGSRTGYYFRKFSDPNQPASWPNDLQKIDSPYLRHSEILLNYVEAQIELGDEAEAILWLNKLRYRNGLPGVTATGDALKELYRRERDKELVNEDARLFDMKRWLEGPYSLDKQVQTVLIQATQTGPVTEYRRDPAAWDYTYTPTNIVFENRQWLDKVYFLPIAQSEIDKDPSLIQNPGY